From the Clostridium sp. Marseille-P299 genome, the window ATTGATTTTGATATCCAGATGAAGAATAAGAAGATTCACTATGATAGCTTCTTTGGTCTGCATCATAATCGTATGAATAATGCTTACCACTTCCATGATTCATCTGATACGTATCAATTATTGTCCTTGCAATTAATCTAGGATCACCCAGAGCTTCTGTAATCTCTTCTTCTGTCTTCTGGCTTTTCTGATCTTGCATATAGTTTTCATAATATTTTAAATTGCTTTTAATCTCACTAGCAGGAACTTCGCCTTCTAACGCCTGTTCTAACTCGATTAAAAAATTATTAATTGTCATTTTGAGTCTCCTATATCTAATCTAATAATATTATCATTACTCAAGTTTCAAATTTTATACCATTTTATCACAAAGCATATCTAAGGTAAATGAAAGTTCCATTAACTTTAGATTAATATTTTAATTATTTTATATTTATTTTATAATTTGAAAGATTCCAGGGTAGTGTCAATAATTTTGTGTAAATAGTTTATGCGTACCTTTCGGTAAACATATCCTGAAGTTTATCTGATGAACAAGCAAAGCCTCTAAGCTTTCTTGTAGACCATGATTCATTATAAGAAATCA encodes:
- a CDS encoding DUF1700 domain-containing protein; protein product: MTINNFLIELEQALEGEVPASEIKSNLKYYENYMQDQKSQKTEEEITEALGDPRLIARTIIDTYQMNHGSGKHYSYDYDADQRSYHSESSYSSSGYQNQSGQNVENNNYNRNSKMRVFNMPGWLLAIILILLLAIVFNIVFWIGGIALRIFFKIGVPLLLIYFGVTLIRNMRR